A DNA window from Pleurodeles waltl isolate 20211129_DDA chromosome 12, aPleWal1.hap1.20221129, whole genome shotgun sequence contains the following coding sequences:
- the LOC138268090 gene encoding mas-related G-protein coupled receptor member H-like — MTEPENLITNTTTPKLRNSTGSVLPFGAQLTLNILAVIIIFIGLVGNAVVFWFLFVKIKRNQCTVYILNLAVADFTFLVGCAIYLMFFLFYLCGVKVTESDNEKVFFAGNLLYDIGFNTSTFVLTAISVERFVSVLLPIWHRCHRPKWQSTAISAVLWALSVLVTGLETFLCQNSDKYQEPGSGKCTAVYLFTSGLFLLTVSLMVLSSLTLLLEIRKTSKQCRPLRLYIVIIVTVMVFLLNVVPARVIGLLLYFKVLPAEVYSLLFFYLTEIFTSIHCSMNPYLYILVGRWRKQGPGVTVKQAFEKVFKEDTESTWQTEATSMSSITGSKHR; from the coding sequence ATGACAGAACCTGAGAACTTGATCACCAACACTACAACCCCAAAACTTAGGAACTCAACTGGCAGCGTGCTTCCTTTTGGTGCCCAGTTGACCTTAAACATTCTAGCGGTCATCATCATCTTCATTGGATTGGTAGGAAATGCTGTTGTCTTCTGGTTTCTGTTCGTCAAAATAAAAAGGAATCAGTGCACGGTGTACATACTCAACTTAGCTGTTGCTGACTTCACCTTTCTTGTAGGCTGTGCTATATAcctgatgttttttcttttttatctatGTGGTGTTAAGGTGACAGAATCAGACAATGAGAAAGTCTTCTTTGCTGGCAATTTACTATATGACATCGGATTCAACACCAGCACTTTTGTACTGACGGCCATCAGCGTGGAGAGGTTTGTGTCTGTCCTCCTTCCCATCTGGCACCGATGCCACAGACCAAAGTGGCAGTCCACCGCTATCTCAGCTGTTCTCTGGGCATTGTCAGTTCTGGTTACGGGTCTAGAAACCTTCCTCTGTCAGAACAGCGACAAATACCAAGAACCTGGCTCTGGAAAATGCACTGCTGTTTACTTGTTTACCTCTGGGCTCTTCCTACTGACAGTCAGTCTCATGGTCTTGTCTAGCTTGACCCTGCTCCTCGAGATCcggaaaacctccaaacagtgcCGTCCGCTCAGACTTTATATAGTCATTATAGTCACCGTCATGGTCTTTCTCTTGAACGTGGTGCCCGCAAGAGTGATTGGACTCCTGCTGTACTTCAAAGTTCTACCTGCTGAAGTATACTCACTGCTTTTCTTCTACCTAACCGAAATCTTCACCTCCATCCACTGCAGTATGAACCCCTACCTTTATATACTTGTGGGGCGATGGAGGAAGCAGGGGCCGGGGGTAACAGTGAAGCAGGCATTTGAGAAGGTCTTCAAAGAAGACACCGAATCAACTTGGCAAACAGAGGCCACCAGCATGTCAAGCATCACTGGGAGCAAGCACAGATAG